AGAGTAATAAAATAATTAACGAATATCGTAAATTATTTATCTATCAGATCATGCAACTCTTTGATCCAATAAAATTAGCTGAAGAGACTGAAAAGATCGTAGTAAAAAACGATCTTAGAAAATATTATCGAATTTTTAGACCTGGACGATGGTATGGAGGTATCGCAACATCTGACTGTTGTGGTTGCTGCTTAAGATGCATCTTTTGTTGGAGTAATAAACCAAGGGATCATCCAGAAAATTTTGGTAACTTTTACTCTCCAGAATACATATTTAAGAAGCTAGATGCTTGTGCTAAGAGGTTTAGATATAATCAATTGAGGATTAGTGGTAATGAGCCTACAATTGGTAAAGACCATCTTTTAAAGTTGCTTGAACTGATAAATCAGACAGATTATTCATTCATTTTAGAGACAAGTGGTATTCTTATCGGAAATGACATAGACTATGCAAAGCAACTTTCAGGGTTTAGGCGTCTCCATGTAAGGGTTTCGATAAAAGGGACGAATCGTAAAGAGTTCTCAATACTTACCGGTGCATCTCCTGAAGCATTTGATTTGCAGTTAAATGCATTAAAAAATCTTATCGAAGCTAAGGTAAGATGTCACCCTGCTGTTATGTTATCCTTTAGTCCAAAAGAGAATTATGCAAAGTTAATCAAAAGAATAAAGGAGATAGAGAAAAACCTAGCGGATAGTATTGAAGAAGAGTATGTCTTTCTTTATCCTCATGTAGTTGAAAGACTGAAAATAGCTGGAATTGTACCCCTTATAGCTTACTCGCCAGAAGGGATTCCTAGTAAACTAATTTGATATTAAATGATTATTTTTAGTTTTTCTTATGTGATTACTT
This region of Candidatus Methylarchaceae archaeon HK02M2 genomic DNA includes:
- a CDS encoding radical SAM protein, with protein sequence MQLFDPIKLAEETEKIVVKNDLRKYYRIFRPGRWYGGIATSDCCGCCLRCIFCWSNKPRDHPENFGNFYSPEYIFKKLDACAKRFRYNQLRISGNEPTIGKDHLLKLLELINQTDYSFILETSGILIGNDIDYAKQLSGFRRLHVRVSIKGTNRKEFSILTGASPEAFDLQLNALKNLIEAKVRCHPAVMLSFSPKENYAKLIKRIKEIEKNLADSIEEEYVFLYPHVVERLKIAGIVPLIAYSPEGIPSKLI